In the Marinilabiliales bacterium genome, CGGGGAAAAATATGGCAACGAGGTCCGCACCATCCGTTTCGGCAACTCAATTGAATTGTGTGGAGGCACCCATGTTGAACGTACCGGACAGATAGGGCTGTTCAAGATCACTTCTGAATCGGCCATTGCAGCAGGTATCAGAAGGATTGAAGCAGTTACCGGTGCGAGGGCAGAAAAGTGGGTAAACGATCATCTAAACAAACTGAACCAGGTTAAATCCCTTTTAAAAAGTCCGGACGACCCTGTAAAGACCCTGGAGCAGCTTATCAAAGAAAAAGCCCGGCTTCAAAAAATGGTTGAAGAGCTTAACAAGGGCAAGGCTGCCGGACTTAAGTCCTTGCTGATTAAAAATGCTGAAAAACAAGGCAATATAACCATCATTGCCGGGATGGTTGATGCAGATTCTCCCGCGTCACTCAAAGATCTCGCATTTCAGTTAAAAGGGGAGGTTCCCGGACTTTTCCTGGTGCTTGGCGCGGAAATTACAGGAAAAGCACACCTGGCAGTGATGTTAGCTGAGAATATTGTAAAGGAGAAAAACCTTAAAGCTAACGAACTTATACGTCAGGTCTCACCCTACATTCAAGGAGGCGGAGGGGGACAACCATTTTTCGCCACCGCAGGGGGCAAAAATCCTGCAGGTCTTGACAAAGCTATAAAAGAGATCACCCATCAGGCCAGGATAGCTTCAGGCCTGCAATGATACCTCTTCAGTATGTCCGCGTCATGGTCTCCGGCACCACTATAATAAAGTTCGCACGGCCTTCGGCACTTTCATCAAGTGTGCCTGTTTCCTTCTGAAGGGTTGTCGAGACAGTCACAATATTCAGTCCGGGATCCCGGCGCGTAAGGTACCAGTATATCCCTTCAAAATTATCGGAATGGTATGTTCCGTGAAAATGGATCAACAACCTTCCGGGCTCATGGTTCTCAAGCATGAAGTGGGCCATTGTGGCATCCTTTATCGCCTGGGCCTTTGGCAGGTTCTCCCCTGCATGTCCCATACCGCCGCCACTCATCTCCAGCATAGCGCTGTACCCTGGAAGATCCGGATCATATTCAACAGGAAGAGGAGCAATGTAGCCAAGAGCCTGGGACCCCAGTTGTTCAAGGGCCTCAAAACCTCCACGGAAAACCATATTGGCATATCTGCGTGGAATATTGGAAGCAATAAATGGAATTGAATTTTCCTTTGCAAACTCAACCAGTGGTTTGTAATCGGTTCTGTAGTTTCTCCAGAGCTTCGCCTCATCCTCAAACCTGCTTTCCGATATAAGGCCCCGGAGATACTCATCAAGTATTAATTGGTTGTCAGCCTCAAACATCTCTGCTGCGAGCATAATACGGCCATCCAGGGCGCCATGAAGGTCATTTGTAACCTCATATTGAAGCCAGTGGGATATCGGATTGTCGTGCAGCTCTCCGAACAGCAGTATATCGGCACCGGAGATCGCCCTCATCATCCTTCGGTAACTTACCTCACGGCCCTCCTCATTGTATATGACATAGGCCGG is a window encoding:
- a CDS encoding iron-regulated protein — encoded protein: MIKSIILIIALSSIFLGFDRHKPAYVIYNEEGREVSYRRMMRAISGADILLFGELHDNPISHWLQYEVTNDLHGALDGRIMLAAEMFEADNQLILDEYLRGLISESRFEDEAKLWRNYRTDYKPLVEFAKENSIPFIASNIPRRYANMVFRGGFEALEQLGSQALGYIAPLPVEYDPDLPGYSAMLEMSGGGMGHAGENLPKAQAIKDATMAHFMLENHEPGRLLIHFHGTYHSDNFEGIYWYLTRRDPGLNIVTVSTTLQKETGTLDESAEGRANFIIVVPETMTRTY